The Montipora capricornis isolate CH-2021 chromosome 1, ASM3666992v2, whole genome shotgun sequence genome contains a region encoding:
- the LOC138051694 gene encoding ATP-dependent helicase wrn-1-like → MACSSATSKEFSRKELLSLLSSVLDNLDDGKIKKLSEEQFKALFHFLNGRDTFACLPTGHGKTLIYQIAVLIARTGKVPILPSNPLVVVVSPLNALISDQLESCQRLKLKAVKMEQELFGNDDKRTELDQAEVVYCSPETLENIQSKQFLVKMDDRLVGIVVDESHCVVSWGLSVTPFRAAYSKVGDVRGFTRKPFLCLTATAGKTIRSQIMKNLHMKSAKVVNLSPNKSNIKLCVSKLDRNEELDETFASLIEDLKSKGCEMKKTIIYCRSITACGDIFEVLLENLPNNELYGMFHSKTPESIQKNVLYEFVKRDSKMRLVVATCALGMGVDIPDVELIIHYGIPTEVESYVQEIGRGGRDGRACAAFLYYKPYHLAHCDKEMRDYVKATSCRRKELLKHFKEKEATLDVMHKCCDFCTQLCKCQGADCVMQLEAEENVDTSLPLESLSRTVESEERELFIELLKDIDKLGTYETLGSDLILELAGKLEYIFLADYLIENFPIFNPHLANDVILAVKDIFNDISEASAYMTMDFEPYFEDDPLLLGAAYCSNISESSSDDNGSVQ, encoded by the exons ATGGCGTGCTCATCGGCGACCTCGAAAGAGTTCAGTCGTAAAGAGTTATTAAGTTTGCTTTCTTCTGTTTTGGATAACCTCGACGATGGAAAGATAAAGAAATTGAGTGAAGAGCAGTTCAAGgccttgtttcattttttaaacgGGCGAGACACGTTTGCGTGCTTGCCGACCGGGCATGGGAAAACTCTCATCTACCAGATTGCTGTGCTTATTGCACGAACGGGAAAGGTGCCAATTCTGCCATCGAACccacttgttgttgttgtttcaccGCTAAATGCGCTCATATCTGACCAGCTTGAGTCCTGCCAAAGGCTCAAGCTCAAAGCCGTTAAAATGGAGCAGGAGCTGTTCGGCAACGATGATAAACGGACGGAGCTCGATCAAGCTGAAGTGGTTTACTGCAGTCCGGAAACCTTGGAAAACATCCAATCCAAGCAGTTCCTTGTAAAAATGGACGATCGGTTGGTTGGAATTGTTGTGGACGAATCACATTGTGTAGTGAGCTG GGGTCTAAGTGTCACACCATTCAGGGCAGCTTACAGCAAAGTGGGTGATGTGCGAGGGTTTACAAGAAAACCATTTCTGTGCCTTACAGCCACTGCAGGGAAAACTATCAGATCCCAAATTATGAAGAACCTGCACATGAAGAGTGCTAAGGTTGTAAACCTTAGCCCAAACAAGTCAAACATAAAACTGTGTGTATCAAAACTTGATAGAAATGAGGAACTGGATGAAACCTTTGCCTCGCTGATCGAGGACCTGAAATCCAAGGGCtgtgaaatgaaaaaaaccatCATTTACTGCAGATCCATCACTGCATGTGGAGACATTTTTGAAGTCCTTTTGGAAAACCTCCCAAACAACGAACTATATGGTATGTTCCACAGTAAGACCCCCGAGTCAATTCAGAAGAATGTCTTATACGAATTTGTAAAGAGAGACAGCAAAATGCGGCTGGTTGTTGCCACTTGTGCTTTGGGCATGGGTGTTGACATTCCTGATGTTGAACTTATCATTCACTACGGTATACCAACAGAAGTAGAAAGCTATGTGCAAGAGATTGGGAGGGGAGGTAGGGATGGCAGGGCATGTGCTGCTTTTCTGTACTACAAGCCCTATCATCTTGCTCACTGTGACAAAGAAATGAGAGACTATGTAAAAGCTACCAGTTGCCGGCGTAAGGaactactgaaacattttaaagaaaaagaagctaCTTTGGATGTCATGCATAAGTGCTGTGACTTTTGTACCCAGCTTTGCAAGTGCCAGGGAGCTGACTGTGTCATGCAACTCGAGGCGGAGGAGAATGTGGACACAAGTTTGCCTTTGGAATCGCTTAGTCGTACAGTAGAAAGTGAGGAACGTGAACTGTTCATTGAGCTTCTTAAGGACATTGACAAACTTGGAACTTACGAGACTTTGGGTTCAGATCTCATACTGGAATTAGCTGGTAAGctagaatatatatttttggcagattatttgattgaaaatttcCCCATTTTCAATCCACACCTGGCTAATGACGTAATTCTGGCTGTAAAAGACATTTTCAATGACATATCTGAAGCAAGTGCCTATATGACAATGGATTTTGAGCCATATTTTGAAGATGATCCTCTTTTGCTTGGTGCAGCATATTGTAGTAACATCAGTGAGAGCAGCTCTGATGACAATGGCAGTGTTCAATAA